Part of the Girardinichthys multiradiatus isolate DD_20200921_A chromosome 14, DD_fGirMul_XY1, whole genome shotgun sequence genome is shown below.
tgtcgactttgtttttggccaggcagtgtatattcAAACCTCATTAGGATTGTATGCAGTAATGTAAATCTGTTGTGGTTGTAGTGTGTTTTATTTCGGTTGGATCACATGCGTGTTGAATAGGATGAATTACTAGTCTTGGCGTAGGACGGAAATCGAACTCCCCAAAATCTCTTTTTGCCAATGTCACTAATAAACACGTGAGACAAGCAAACAACTCTAATCAGAGGGAAACTTTGATTGTAAGTCAGAAAACGTACTATCAAAgcctcatttttatttttcctgcatgttataattaataaaatccAATTTGCTAAGTGTGGAAATACAAGTCAATCAAAGTGTTACAATTCATTGAACGACTAACCCAGTTAAAATAGGGAGTCATGAATTCAGCACAATAAAAAACCAAACTCAAACAGCCTCTCTCAACATCATCAAAGATAAGCATCATCACTGATATGTAAGTCATAAAGTACAGGTCAAACATCTAATGAGCTCAGCTTAGATTTTACTGGAACATTAtcttgctttttatttgtttgttactGACAGGTCTGTCCACAGTTCCTGGTTTGGTTCCTGTCAGCAACGGTATATAAGATCAGCTCTTTGACTCGCCCAGCATCTCCAGACAGGAAAGCTGAGGCTATAATCTGTCGCTGAAGTAAAGGAAATAACGTAATTCTGCGTTGGTAAAAAGCTTTACGTCTAACTTCAATTACGACTTTATTGAACTGagactgtttttctttattaaaggtGATTATCGTCTTTAATCTGAATCATGAAGATTCTGTTTCTTTGTGCCTTGCTGGCTCTGAGTCAAGCTGCAGGTGAGTTGCTCTGACTCCTGTGGGGCCAGATTGGGAGAGTTTTATTTCTACAGACAGACGGATCTAATCTAATCACATATATTATGAGAAAGAAATGGGGCTGAGAGTTGTTTCCATTCAAAACATTCGTTTTTAAATGCTGTGTGGTTCTAAAGATGTTCAATCTGAACAACCTGTGCCTTCCTCAGATGTCAGAGAGGAACTTGAGATTGAGGAAACTTTTCATGAAGGTAAGTTCAGGTTTCTTCATATTTGTCAAGTTGACCTCGAGAAATGAGATAAATTACAGTTAGAAGCTAAAGTTAAGACGCAGATCTTTGTTAAAGCTCTTCTTCCTGAAGCTGAAGCTGGAAACTGGACAGAACCAGCAGGTTAGTGACCCTTTCACTTAACCTTTGACACATTTTGTCATTATCAACTCTAGTAAACAAAGAATTTAACATCTGTTTCCATGCATGTTTTCTAGATGTAGAAAATGAACCTGCTGCTGAGGAGAATGCTGCACAGGGTGAGTTAAAATTTCCATACATTTATTAgattgctttcattaaattacTACCATCTGCAGCAATGATTATACAGAGACTACCTTCTAAAGACTTCTGCAGTCACAAATGGTCCAAGTGGTCAACACCACTGTAAAACCTTAGGTCTCCACTCTGCAGATAATAAAAGTAATGTTTTACATTTCGGATGTTTTTAGCGGTGATCTGTGGTATTCAAAAGCAACATGAATTTGGAGCCTAGAGGACAACTTTATTACTTGTGGAATAATACAACTGCATCACATTTTACCCAAATTAACCATTTAACTGATAACTGCGACATTACAAGGGTAACTTATAAAGGGTAGAAGAGctttaacagaaaacaacacactGATTTTGTCTGATGAACCATCTTTGTAATGTTGCCATATGTTTTGTGACATTATCCAGCCGAAAGACCCAATGATGAACTGTTTTCAGTTCACTAGTAGAGGTTATTTTGATTGAAATCCTGGTATTTCAACAATGTCATGCACAACAATAAACTGTGCCAGCGCTGTACATTTCAGAATTGTACTGCACCCTTTCTCTTGAATTTAAATCCTATAAATACTACAGTGGACATTTAGATATAATCTATTTCATTTATGCATGTACTTCATCTGAGTTCTCAGCGTAAATGTGTTAGAAATCTGTATATCAATATGGAGCTCCATACACAGTTTACCTGAGACTGCACCTGTGTGTCTGCAGAAGCAGATGACCTGCTTAGGAGTTCTTGTCCTGCTGGTTGGTTTAAGTTCAAACATCGCTGCTTCATCTTCATTCCAAGAGCCATGACTTGGGCGAGAGCTCAGGTGATTTAAGTCTATGTATTTCCTCAAAGGTTGTCTTATATGAGTCTTTTTATGACCAGAGTCCTGCTACTGCTCTGACTCATAaattctctgtctcggctgcaGAGAAACTGTGTGTCTTTGCAGGCAACCCTTGCATCCGTCCATAACTTTGAGGAGTATCATTCCATTCAGAGGTTGATAATAGCTTCAACTCACATGTCACCAGCAACATGGATTGGAGGCTCTGATGCGCAGGAGGTATTTTCTCCAAGCTCAATATGGATGCATGGAGGGATCTCCCCTCATTTTGACAAAGGATTGTCAGATATTCTGTGAAATGTAGAATAAAAATTGTAATCTATTAAATTCTGTGTTCCAGGATAGGTTGTGGCTGTGGAGTGATGGAAGTCCCTTCCACTACTCAAACTGGTGTTCAGGAGAGCCAAGTAATTCCAAAGACCAGAATTGCCTACAGATGAACTATGGAGGTAAATAATCTTCCACATCTGGTAGATTGTAAAAAGTAGTCATTTCCAGTTCTGTCATTAAAAGTAGAATTTGATAAGCTGTGTGAAGTTTCACTGATTTCTGTTGTTTGTTCTTGCAGGATCTAAGTGCTGGGATGATGTGTGGTGCAACGGGAATCTTCCTTCCATCTGCGCCAAAAACGTCTGAGGTCAGACATGCCACAAACAGGAGTGGATGATTGGATATGTTTTGCtcctttttacactttagtctaactaaaaactgtttttgttattttccagTGATGtaagagtttgttttttttttctctgtagtATAACTGAAGGAATGTCTAGCAAACCTAGTGTGTACTTGTATAATAAATCATTATAGCCCAAGGTTCTGGtttgagtaaaaaaataaattttttaacaattaaacaaaattgtgagagtttattttacagcattaaaaaaatcacacaatgaagTTCCATTTAAATcacttcagtcagtcattttctaccacttcttccatagtgggtcacagggaagctggtgcctatctccagcagtctatgggcgagaggcggggtacaccctggacaggtcaccagtccatcgcagggcaacacacaatcaaccattcacacactcattcatacacctaaaggcaatttagatttaccaattaacctaacaggaatgtctttggactgtgggaggaagccagagtacccagtgagaacccacacatgcacggggagaacatgcaaactccatctagaaagaccccaggctgggaattgaacccaggaccttcttgctgcaaggcaacagtgctaccaaccacGCCACCATTGTGGCAAAGAAAAATAGTGCTGAAAGTATGttaaacacataaaacagagataaataaaaacagtacagCAGTCAATTGTTgaacattattattttattaaaaatacaacaGAGATAATTCCACTACAACATTTTCAGTCAAAAAGACATGCTGGTTTCTTTACATCTTGTGCTTTGCTCAATATTGtccaagatgttttcttttcttcttttttatcccAAAACCTGCATTCTCTGATACGACCAACCCACTGACTGCCTGCTTGaagagtaaaaacattttaaactgtctgatgcttagtgttatttattaaataaggaaTTATCTTTATGCCAACTAAGGTTTGTCACAATAATAATTAGTGACTACAAGAGCAGAGCTGATCCTCAACAGtaacataataatattaggtcaatTCCTTATGATAAAACAAAAGGAAGTGCCAGAAAGGAACAATCTCTCCCCTCAAAACATGGTTTTGattaacagatgtttggacttttccagtcaggttcagaatgatcaaattagacttaaatttaacacaagatgaaatgtacatttaacaGAATCACTtgagtggactgaaatagaaaaaaaactttagttaactgaaacaaactttagttgcCTGAGATAAATACACACTGTAATTAAAAAGGAAGAACTATAGCTGAATGAAACTGTatggtgtgtttataaaactggcaaaaacaaactaagattttaaaacataatatgccattcatttttgtgttattCAATATTATTAAGCCTTGTAAACTGATGAGGAGTGAATTTTTTCCACAGGACTCAGTTGGAGTTAAATGTCATTGAACAAGATTTTGAAAATGGTATCTATGGTTGAGATTTAATAGTTACATTCACAATGAATACTAATGAAAACAATACTTTGACCCTTTTGAATTCCACATATAAAAAGACACTAATTGAGGTTTGGAAAGACATTAAAACAAGCTTTAGAACTAATGAAACCCAAACTAATccaagcattattaaaataatagcaactaataaaaactagtgACGTCGTTCTTAAacataataaggacttactgcattaGAAAAATATAGATACATCTAAATGAAGCTAGATTAGaataaaacattcagagccatTTTATTCTTGCTGATGAACACCactaaaatgattaaaagaaaGCAGCTTTATCACGTCCgaacagaaacatttgcagggAAGAGACAATGTCCATCGACCTGGTTTTGACTTTATCTCACCCTATCTATCATGACACCATACGAGTAGTAACTGATCTCACTAACATCTTGGACTGCACAAATTAAGTATGGTAAGAAATAATGACCTGATAATGAGTCCTGGTTTGTGCTGCTCTGAGTCTGCTATTTCTGGTCACTCTCTGACCGTCTGACCTGTTCCTGGTCATCCTCTGGCCGACTAGGTCCGACCTGACCCTGGGGCTCTCACTGGGTACTtgtttttaggaaaagaaaCTCTACATATTGACTGGTGGTACTTTAGTTTTAGACATGTTTCTTATCAGCATTTATTcttaaaagacagaaacaaataATTGTTGAAAAAAAGAATTTGCCTAAAGTGGCACTTCAACATCAATTTATTTCATCTCTTTTTAACTGTATAACCCAGTGCAATATTCGATCATGAATGTATTCTTGGTCAgcataatttcagttttttacataaattgaaaatgtacataaattgaaatttaacatttttaaaaatgtgtaacaaAATTCATGGTATGGTGATTTTTTACCCAACTAATACTAATATAAGATATCTGGCTGAAGTGCGTCTTTGACAAACAAATGagcatttagaaatatttcccATATTTACCAAacttacaatttattttagaagcTCTGCTGATGCTCTGTTCAGCTCAGGCAGTAGTTACTTCACTCCTGAAAAATAAGTAGGCATATTTATTTGGTAGTACAAGAGCTTGCAAGACAAGTGtgaaacagacagttcagaTTAAATAGAAACTGTATAAATATGATACCAATGCCTGGAATTATAATCCAGATTTTACCGATTGAGAGAAACTTTGAGGATTTATGCAGACATCAAAATACATGGGAGGAATTGTTTTATCAATTTATTTAACACTGTGTAGCACACGTTATTGAAAGAGCATCTCCTTCAGCATGTGCTGCCATATTTACTACTCCCTCCATCCCCTTGCTCTTAACAAAGTcaatgagaaaatgtgaaaggtaGATGTTATGTACATAAAATAATAAGGCGACTCCTTAGTTCAGTGGCGTATTTGTTTATGGATCACCATGACACACTAGTTTAGAACCACAACCAGTGTTACTCAGCTAAAGCCAAagcaaaaaatggcaaaaaatattCTACATCAAGCAACTTTGAGTTTTGCCGCAAATCTGAAAAGGGCAAAAAAGAAGCTAGGAGCACGACTTATCATAAGTGAACTGTTGGGGGGGAAAAATAACGGCTCCCGGTACCAGTATCTGTGTGCCTGTTGTCTCCAAGTCAAACTCTCAGGTAATTCAGTTGCCAGAAGCTCCAAAGAATAGAAGCCAATGAAGTTCAAGAAATGTTGCCGTGGCAACAGGGGTGGCCAAATATTGTATGGGGGTGGCACCGGCCACCCTGTTAAAACCGCCTGTGGGAACATAACACAGTTTGCCATTTATTAAACTATGTTACCTGGTGTGGCTCTGTATGTATGTATCAAGACAGCCGAGCAGGCCCTAACCTTTGTGGTACCCTCTGCGAGATTATAGTTAGGCACCATAATGCCCTGAATTAAAACCCGGATTATATAGTCTACCTGCTCAGCTAATGTAAGCAAGCCTCTCAGCATTGAGGGTAATTATTTGTTCAGTGTTGTGTGTTacagttaagacaaactttatacAAAGGGTGTTTTTAAAGACAGAACAGCCATAATGCACAGTCAATGCTTATGCTTTGTGATCCTTAaattaacagtattttaaaaaaggtgcatgtttgactttaaggaAGCTATAGGCTTTCCTGTGTTAGCTGAAACGGCTAAGGCTAGACTGGCTAGATGCATACGTGACTCTGGTGATGGCTAGTTGTtaggggtttgaaaacttttgtattgttcatCACTcctgtctgctctaagtgcttttccctcctacatgccacagaaagggagatgggggagaggagtgagttatgcttttatcagcaacatctaggggctgCTCGTACCAAGtccccactccctctctgtttaaaatcaaaacacatgaaccctaacctttctgaccccccccacacacacacacacacacacacacaccctgaatgtttgttgaactgtgtgtgaacccgcatgtataaataaagagagagggtgccaacactttgtagatttgcactgcagagtgtgagctacctcttgcgcaagaaaagaacagagactctgtgtcgatttcttctttcctctgagttgactaattaatacctaacactatttaagaatcatttatccagaaaggttgttgtttcccatttaaaataatatttccttaaatatttttttcccaaaataaaCCTGCCAACCTCAAGTTCAGTCCTGGACTCCTCTCCTGATCCTGGaagaaacaataattatttcacatttttcaataaaccatttaaaatCACTTACTGTTGACAGAATATTTGTAGATGGAACTACAATTTTTAAAGGTCATTGCAAAGATCAGCTGTTTGCTTTTCTTTGGGACAACATCCAGTCCAGTGACTATTCGAATCTGTGTTCTGTTGATAAGCATTTGtgaacatgtttatttattacCATTAACACCTGGCCGGGTAATTTTATTTGGGCAAACATAACATCAATGATATGATAGAGGGTCATAGGATACATGACAAGATGCCACAAATTTAAGTTCTTTAAACTATACTTGGTTCTATTGTAAGTAAGATGTAAATCGAAGGACatacaatttattatttatttcagcatatTGTCAATACATATATTTAGGTCAACTAAGACAACTAAGACAGCTGATATGAGAGAAGTTCTGGGAAGATCATAATGAAAGtccagctctgactcctccttCCTTGGCTGAGctagaagtaggttaatgtagTTTAAAGATGCAGAGAGGTTCCTACCAGCAACTTTGTGTATAGTTCAATTCATGTGTCATTAATGTTTTCATCCATGACTGGGGccacaaaaaacagaagattgTTTAGAATTCTATGCAAACGTCTGAACTCGAAATCAacctaaaataaacaaacatttgttcAATCAAGCAATGTTGCTTCAATGCAATTAAATCGTGTTTTCATATAAAGGTAATAGACAATTACTGGAATAGGCAGAATATTTGATTAACTGGCATCTAAATTCTAATCTGTAGTCACATACCTAAATCTCCACATGATTAGCAAAATTTCAGTCTGCTGCGGTCATACTACTAAGACCTTTTCATGCTGTTTTTTTACACAATATGCATTCAGTGAGCAGCGTCTCAACTGGAACGTTATACTTCAAACCTAGACTATGGACAACCTTTGTCTTATTTATAGAAATTTACACTGAGCACATCTCAGTAGAGAACGAAATCTTCAATTCAACTCAGTTTAATTCATATAgcgcaaattcacaacacatgtcgtctaaAGGGACTCAACAAAGTCAATTTCtttactttacaaagtcaatatCCCAAACCCTAAATACTGTACAAAACATCTAGAGTTTAGTGACTTCAGTccaacacaataaaaaacaacttaaattgAGTTTATTTATGTCACCTCAAGTCAATTTGCATGACAAAATTATCAAACGTATAGccagaaatcaaatcaaatataaTTAAATCAATCATTCTAATCATATAGACCGATTCACTCATTAACAAGCACTCCAATTTCATTCTAGTACTAATACGattcagtcaaattcagtttatatcACAACTGATGTAAAGGGTTCTGTTTGAAAGTCcagttgcagcaatccctccttcTGATCAACCATGTGGGCGGTGAAAAGGAACCAGTCCCTTTTAGGTAAAAGGAATACATTTTCATTATAACGTGGCTTAGCGTGAAattggggtttgagagaacagaacagaaacacaaaacaccCCGAAGCACAGAAGCctgtttaagtaaaaaaaaaactccgaTTATAGTATATATTATTCTTATTATGTAGTTCACACATAGCTGATTATAATGTTAGGTAAACATAACtgatttcaataaaaatatggTATACAGGTTCCTCTAATTACACTGATTCAAACAGATGTTTTAGGATTAAGGTTACTTGGTGTTGATGGAGAAGACTAAGAATGTCTGGAGAAGGAAGAGGAAGAGTTGGCCAAAGGAGAGTAAAGGGTCTGGAGAGAGGAGCAGTTATAATGGGCGCAGAGAGGAGACAAAGCTAGGATAGGTGTAAAAATGTTTGGAGGTGGAGTCTTCCAGCCAAATGGCAACATGTCCCACCTTGAAGCTAGCTGTTGGACTACTTGGTCAAATACAAAAATCCCTTCGACACTCCAAACATCTTTATCACCAATGTGTGGCTTTAGATGACACCAGATATAAAGCATCTCAGTCAAGTATGAGTGTGGTTAAGTTGACATGAGATTGGCAGTGGTGTGTGGGACAGTCACAACCGGAAGGGAAATTTCAATTAAAATCAAATGACAGATCTGTAATATTTGCAGTTCTGATAAAATAGGACACGAATAATTCAGAAAACCAAAGAACAAATTGCAGTTGCCTTATCATAAAAGTCATAAAAGTCGGGTCAACTCTCATAACCGTTGCTTGATTTCACTGGAACAGTATCTTGTTTTTATCTGCATATTATTGGCACATCAGCCTCTTGGTTCTGGTTTGATGCCTGGCATCAACAGTATATGAGCTGTTCTTAttctcaacaaaacaaaacaaaaaatgcttgTAGCAACTAAACGTAATGACTAAAAACAACTTTGAATGAATGTTTCAGCATGACTTCTTGTCCAAACATTTGCTATCAATCACAGACATGAATTATCTTTCCTTATTGTTGCATCTTCCTTTCCAAGGTCAGGTGTCACAGATGACTGTATTTTTATTCCTCAACCTTGACCTGATCTGATTTATTTGACATCATAAAGGTTTATATGAAACTGTAGCATCATGTTTTATTACACTGAGCTGTATGTATACTTTGAGTGAAATATGGCAATCATTTAAACTGTACTGTGCACATGTCTAGTTGTTTCAAATGGTGTTCTGCATTGTCTTATTTTCTGTTGCTACTCTGATATTATAATATCCgtaaaaataattattgaatTTGTTCATTTGTACTGAAAAAGATATGTTGCTTCCGTGCAGTTAAGATGTGTTTTCATGTAAAGGTAATGGACAATTTCTGGAAAAGACAGGATTTTTGATTAACTGGCATCTAAATTCCAATTTAGGATGAAATAGTAAAGATTATTTTAGTGGAGATTTGAAAGTAAAGTAGACTCTATAAACAAAAAGCATTTGACCACTCATACTGTATGTAATACACATACTTTAATTTGTGGTTGgtccacctgttgctgcacacagaGGGTTTAACTCTATTAAGAAGCCTGCCAAAACAGCTTAAAATGCTCACCACAGTGTTTTAATTAATGCTACTAGATGTTTCAGAACTGGAATCAGCAGTGCCAAAACTATCCAttcccctggcagatttatatttgaatttattttattttagcaagtgactggaagtaatattattGTTTTGGAGTGGCTGGCTTCAGTCTGATAAAAACTCTGAGGAGGCAAATAATGATTAGGGT
Proteins encoded:
- the LOC124881093 gene encoding ladderlectin-like — its product is MKILFLCALLALSQAADVREELEIEETFHEALLPEAEAGNWTEPADVENEPAAEENAAQEADDLLRSSCPAGWFKFKHRCFIFIPRAMTWARAQRNCVSLQATLASVHNFEEYHSIQRLIIASTHMSPATWIGGSDAQEDRLWLWSDGSPFHYSNWCSGEPSNSKDQNCLQMNYGGSKCWDDVWCNGNLPSICAKNV